Genomic DNA from Oryza sativa Japonica Group chromosome 5, ASM3414082v1:
CTGTTAAGCCCGGTTTGTGGTAAGTAATTAACACGTAAACTCCTCGCTGAAGGAGTTCTCTCCACactagggactaaatttagtcgctctcacaaaaacataagtccctaagggactaaagtttagccccactttagtccctccaaccaaacaccacctagaTACGATGGGTTCACGCGTTGTGGGGGCCTGGCGACGGCGCCATTCGACTATgcggtggcggcgtgcggcgaCGCCCATCAGcgccttttccttttttttttccatttcttccTCCTTTTCATGGTTCCTTGCCATGTGCGGCGGTGGAGCAATGAGGAATGGTCGGACGGCGCCGGCATGACCGTGCGACGACGAGGGCAGAGGCACGGCGTGAGCGACGGTAGTGCGTGCCAAGGCGCGCGTGTGAGCGCCGCGGTCTCGGTGTGGGCTGCCCGGCGGCAGCCGTTTGCCGTGGTGGCGTGGCACGGCACGGCGTGCTGTTCGCCGGCGGCCACGCGATGGCTACAGGTtgctcttccttttttttttctcttgtcttcttcttctatttcttatctctttctctccttGCTTAGTCCGGTCATGGCGTGGCAGCTCGCTGGCATGGGGCAGCGGCATCAGTGGGACTCCAGAACAAGCAAAACGACAcaggggtattttggtactTTCAACACTCTTTCTCTCTTCGTTTTTATAgggaataataaaataatacctCCGGTGTCTAGTAGCTAATTATCACTTTTTTGCGGTGTTCTATAGCCAATTCACGTTTTTACGGTGTCCcacagctaattacacgttttttaagAGTcccgtagcaaattttgcctaaaaagtcaatggcatcgTCATTTATTGAAAACCAGAGTGGTATTTCCTAGATCCAGTTGATTctcatgtgattttttttgttttactagAAAATTTGTGATGGTTTTTTGTTTGGGAAACTTTATTTTCTAGCTGTCTGATCCGCTCCAAGATTTGTGCTACATATACGGGCAGAACAAAAACCTCGCGCGGGCTGGGCGGGGATCAAACCAGGGTACCCTTTATCAGCTATGTGCATCATATATTTTAGTTACAGTGTAAACTACATTGTAGTTACATTTGGAAGTTTTCGACCGAAAAAACATGTGAAAGTTTTTtaagtagattttttttaaccgTATCATGAGTTTTGTGctgtgctttttgagcattaaTTTGAACAAAAAGTTTGTCATGCTACACTCAACCACTATATTTTGTTAGTACTTTTGTTCAGGTGATATAATAGTACAATGAATAAATGAATCCTTCCTATTCTTGCACTTGCAACATTGGATGATTCTTCAATACTCTGCTTTATAATTTCTCTCTCAGAACTACACTGTTGAATCTGTTGTGATAACAGAAATCACCTGGATGCATACTATTCAGGAAATCACTTCAATTCCATCATATATAGGGGAAAAGGGCACTTCCCAATACCCATGATCCTCGTGCCGTATCAATTTTACCTCCATTCTGCCCTcatgaaaattttgttttctcATCGTTTTGTCCTTTGAGATCGATAGTAATCAGTCTGCAGGCATTTTCTTCCAGATCAATGTAGCACAAGCATGTTCTAACCAGATCGACATGGCCAGATAAATAATCagggaaaaaaacaagaaacaaCAAACACTCAACTACACAGCATCCTTTTTGTATGTGTATTGGTCACAGAGACCGAGTTCTTACAGTAAAATACaagatcttaaaaaaaagaatacgcTATCAGTTTATGAACCCTTCCAGCTTCCAACGAGCTGAAAACAATCCAAGGGCAACACATACACAAGTATTAATTAATCGATTCGTGGCACACGAACACCATCTATATGATCATCATCTTTGTTGTCATCGTCGTCGCAAGGTCGCCCAAACTACCGGCCTCTTCttgctcgatcgatcaatcatcatcttcatcttcatcatcatcagtaGTAGTAGTTGTAACTTGTAATAACAGTTCTTCAGTATGGCATTGGAGAGTTGAGCCCCTCCTGGACGGCCATGGGGTGTGGCGGCTGGTTGTGCCGCTTGGACATGGACGACATGGCGAGCGTCTTCCTGAAGGAGGCGCGGCGCTCGAGTCGTTTGATGGTGAAGCGGGTGTAGGCGACGCGGATGTAAGGCGCGGCGGCCTCCTTGGCCTTGAGgacgaggaagaagatgaggcgGTAGGCGAAGAGGAGGACGAAGATCATGGAGAGGTCCAGCCACTTGGAGTGGTTGAGGCTCAGCCCCATCATCTTGGTGATGATGTACTCCCCCGTCAGCTTCGGCTGCCCCGGCATCATCGGCTCGAACTCCAGCCCGATCAGATCGTTCTTGTACGCTCCCTGCAATTCCAATGCAGGTAGAGTGATTAGCACCATTGTCGTAACTTCGGTCTCTGCACCAAGTAAGAATGCACATGGTAAGTCATTCAGAAGTCAATTACTTTCAAACCCCACGAGCCGTAGACAATGTAGGACACCGGGTATCGCCAGAAGATCTTTGGAAGTTCCGGAAGCAGCCGGAAGAATCCAGAAGTCAGCATCATGATCCCCTACATCATATATACATCCATGGAAAGATTCAGCATACAAGCTAGAAAAGGCATTCCTCAGTAATACTCcgtctattccaaaatatagcaatctagaaCTAGATAGGAGTTATGTCAGATTTCTAGTACGGATCttagattgttatattttgaaacgaagaGAGTAGCAATTAATAGAAATGTGCAGGTTATTTTAGCTTACAATGACGCCAGCACCGAGGATGAGGCCCATGAGGAAGTTGGGGACGAGGGCGGAGATGATCATCATGAGGCTCTCGATGACGGAGACGCCGCCGTAGAGGTTGAGGGCGAAGAAGGCGAAGTAGCTGAACCCGGGCCTGAACTTGACCATCCAATAGGTGATGGATGCGCTGGCCCAGGACACGGCGAGCAGGAACGGCATTGACGAGAGGAAGTTGGAGATGATGTAGGCGGCCACGCCGTAGTGGCCGTTCTGCCGCTCCAGCGTGAACATCTTCATCTCCTCGATGAAGGACGGGAAGCCGCCGATGGACATGAAGGTCATGAACCCGGACACGAAGCCGCCGCACGACGCCCTCGCCTGGATCGCCGCGTAGCTCGTGCCGACGTCGTAGTAGATGGTGCCCAGGCACACCGCCATGAGGACGTAGATGACGATCCGGAGCCAGTAGTAGCCGAAGTCGCgcgacatgttggtgaaggaCCGCCTCGTCAGCGTCGTCAGCTGCTTGCACCAGCTCGCCTGGCTCCCCATCACCACCTCCTCGATCACTCCCTCCTGCATTTTGCGTTTGGAATTTTTGGAATGTTTGATCaggtttttcatttttattttgaattgatCTTAATTTTGGATGTGGTAAGAGATTCAGGTTTGTGCTTACGATTTTGCTGATCTCGTGTATCGTGTTCCTGACCATCATGGCGTACTCGGAGATCCTGTACTTGTCCACCAGCCGTTCTCTGATCTCTGACGTGGAGTACTTGAGTAACGGATCAAAATCTGCCTCCtgaaaaaaacacaaaattgTCGGAATTCAGTTCCATCAGATAAAAATCACATTTACAAACATCTCTTCAGTAGCTGGACATACTGCTCGCAGCTTCATGGATCCtttcatggcggcggcgacgtcgtcgaAGTCGGCGTTGACACACCGGAGGAAGTGATCGGACGGGTTCCTCCGGCTAGGACAGGGGAACCCTGTTTCCGCGAAGAACTGCAGGAACAGCAACAATTACAGAAACCATCACATAAATTATATCTAAAACTCATTTTATAATCATCATCTACTTGTTCATTGCTAATTggagaaaacaaaaaggaagaTTATTACTACAAGTACTTTTCTCTGAAGATTTATCACACACCTGTGGAGCAAGCTTGGCGTCACCGAAGTAGACGCACTCGCCGCTGGAGAGGAGGCAGAGGTCGTCGAAGAGGGCGAAGACCTCGCTGCTGGGCTGGTGCACCGACGAGACGATGGTGcggccgccgtcgacggcgagctgGCGGAGCGTCTCGATGacggagaaggcggaggcgcTATCGAGGCCGCTGGTGGGCTCGTCGAGGAAGAGGAGCCTGGGGCGGGTGAGGATCTCCAGCGCGATGCTCAGCCGCTTCTTCTCGCCGCCGCTGATCCCCCGGAGGTGCCAGTTGCCGATGTTCCGGTCGGCGCACTCCCGGAGCCCCATCTCGTCGAGCGTGTCGTCGACCACCCGCCGGACCTCCGCCTTGGACATGGTCGACGGCAGCCGGAGCAGCGCCGAGTAGGTCACCGTCTCCCGGACCGTCAGCGTCCCCAGCAGCACGTTCTCTTGTGTCACGTACGCCTGTCATCATATGCCCGTGCTATTACTACATCACTAATTGATTGGTTATTTGATTTAAGTTACCTCAGCAAATCAAATTTTACCATAGTGGTTAAATTTGAAATGATAGGCACACTCAGATTTGCCAATGATGAGGAATTCTGTGGTATTTATGTGTATGTGAGAATCATGTTGTTGACTAGCTATGAAttctatgaaatttttttatgaaaattacTGTGGTTCCAGAGGGCTTTAAAAATCTCAAGCAATCTTTCAATTTATAGTAAAAAAGCTAGTGAAATTAGCTTATACTATTacgcaaaaaaaaacttatagtACTAGTATAGTATAGTATGTAATAGATTTGAAATTAATCAATCAGTCATCATGTAAAAAGGGTCTTCCAAGGAAATCAGATAGCTCCTAAAACTGTTATGAAATTGTAGGAATTGATGCAGAGTTAGTAGCACTAGCAATTAAGTGATTTCTGATCGACCTCTCTCGCTTCAGCAGTCAACTATACGAAGCTGTCATAATTAATTCTGCCATTGCAAAACCGAATAATATTGCAATATTACAAAAAGTACTTTTCATCAACGGATTTTATGATTTTCATACATATCTAACCCAAATATCTAAAAGATAGAAATGTTTAATGTTTCAAAAGTTTGACTTAGGATGTTGAAAACGACATATTTTTATGACCGGCCGGAGGGATCGGGTATCTGATACTGTATTAATTTAGAAGCCCATCTGGCTTTGAAATATCAGTGACAGTGCATGCGTGCACATATTGAAACATATGAAAGAGACTCATAACTACATTTGTAATGCTGATATGCTATACATGTGTCCTCTTATTAATTGGCATAAATGAAAAATTAGTTGGGCAGCACCAAACTGTCCCTCTCACACTCCATTCTGAGTGCAACTATACAGACTGCTACAAGAGACTCACAGTGATATTTTTAAGCAATATATACTAATTTGAAGATAAGACAAGCAAAATTAGTACATTCCTGTATTCAAAGTGAAAGGAACATAGGAACTCTGAAGAGGAAACCATGAACATGGGAGGAACTAAGCAATCACCAGCAGATCAAATAAAAAGCCTTGTTGCACCCTAACTAGCTAAATTAATGGCTTGCTTTGGTTTGGTATACACTACTTTGGTACCAAGCATAATTGCATTTGTTCCAATGCTTCACCTAAAATTAAAGAGTGTGCACATGGGATGCCATGCTCAGTACTGTACTCTATGACTGTATCTAGCTAGGTGCCATACATCTATCTATGCATCCTTAGCCGTCGAATACCCCGAGTCGGCGCACCGAGTGGCTACACGTGTGATAGTTCTGCCAGTCATCAGGAAGTCTCACACACCCCAACGTCAAATCTGCGATTTATCCTACACTCCTTCAATTCCAAACAAGATCTGAATCTATATTTGTTCCCTGGGTTAAGTCCACATTCTTCGTCCTTGCAGCTAGTGGGGTTAAGATGTAGTATCAGTGATAAATTCGTGCGTAATTTAACACTCAAGCAGCGTCGAACTTGGAACACTCTAATCAAGCTGACGAATTGATTAATCAGCAATAGAAAAAACATGAATACGGTTGATGAGTAAGATTCAGAgtgaaaaaagttagaaattgtATGAGCATCTGCATGTTGAAATTGTGAGCTAAATTAGCAAACTCACCAAGACGCCATAGTCGAGTCGCCTCTTCTTGCCGTTGAGAAGCACCTTCCCTGTCAGGAGCACGTTCCTGGCCAGCCTCCCTGCAGCCATACTCAAAAACAGAATCAATCAACCCCATATCAATCTATCAGAAATCCTTGCCTTAAAATACAAATCCTGGCACAGAAATCAATGCGAAATTTGAACTGTTCCATGAATTCAAACCATGTTTCCTCGAAAAAAGAATTCATTGATAAACCGcgttttgatttatttttttattttttgactgCTGGGCATGCATGGAGCAAGCCAGCAAGAAGTGCAGTACATGGGGTGAAATTCGTGCAGTACATGGGGTGAAATGGAATGGGATGCCACACTCAAAACAACCCCAATATCCCATCTATCAAAAATCCTTGCCTTGAATACAAATCCTATCACAAAAATCAACGCAAAAAAATTAACTGTTCCATGAATTTAAACCATGTTAAATTGTTAATCTCCTCAAAAGAAtatttattttgattttgctgCTGAGCATGCATGAAGCAAAGAGAGATGGAGGTGGCaaaggaaggaagaaaggatACCGGAGAGGGCGTCGAGGAGGGTGGACTTGCCGGAGCCGGAGGGCCCCATGATGGCGACCACCCTGCCGGGGACGGCGTAGCCGTACAGGCCCTGCACCAGCTTCTTcgtcgcccgcccgccgccgccggggagcaCCGCCGTCAGATTCTCCCACGTCAGGCTCGCCCCGCCCGACTCCGCgtacctcgccgccggcgacagcgcCCCCGCGTACGCCGTCCCGTTGCCGTtcatccctcctcctccttcccgcccgccgccgtactccatctccacctcctccaagatccttatgctctctctctctctctctctctctccccccagcTAGGTAGGCTAGCTCAGCTCGGCCAGCAAAGAGCTCAGCTACCCACGGAGCCAGCCATTAATGGTGGCAACAGACAGCGAGACAGAGAGAGAAACAACAAcacgaagaagaagagagagcaaGCAAGCTTAGCTTAGCTGCACACACAGGCACAGCCAGCCGAGAGAATCACGTTGGATTTTATGCTGCTGCTCCACCATTTCCCTCCGTTTCAATTCACAGTTGGGGAGGTCAGGTGGCGACCGATGGAGATGAAGCTTAATTAAGCTGAAGCTCAAGGAAAGAAGACgctagtagcagcagcagcaagcagtaGATCACCGCATTAATGGCGGTGGGGGTTGCGAAGCAGGTGGTAGTAACTGCTGCTAATTTAAGTCGGGTAGGTTATTACACGGACTACGCTAGCATCTTCTACTACTAGCTGCTGCGCGCAGCTCGCTCATCTCATGCGTGTCACTCGCTGATCAGATGGATTAGATGGTCTTAATCACAACAAGGGCATTAGTTAATAATTCCATGATTTCTTCTTGTGCAGTTGCACTTGCACGTACGTATAGCTCTCATGGCTACTGCCTAACTGTACTGAAAGGGACTCTTTAGAGTGAGAAAATTGACATTATGCCATCCTCAAAAGTGGGTTTCGCCCAAATGCCACGCTGGGAGTGGGCCTCGTTAAAATGCCACTTTCAATTAAAGACTACACGCTATAATGCCCGAACGGAGAAAAATGCCCCTGTTACTACTTTCTTCCACCTCTAACAAGGGATGCCTTGCCGGCTCGCCTCTGCCGCGCCCGCCTCATCCGCCTCCACCCccgctccccttcctccccgcctccaccgcgcccgcctccacctccgctcgccttcctcgccgtctccaccgcgcccgcctccacctccgctccccttcctccccgcctccaccgcgcccgcctccacctccgctcgccttcctcgccgtctccaccacgcccgcctccacctccactcgccttcctcgccgtctccaccgcgcccgcctccacctccgctccCCTTCcgcctcatcctcctccacctccactccccttcctcccctcctccaccaCGCCTGActcatcctcctccacctccgctccccttcctccccgccTCGACCACCCCCAACCGACGACCCCGTGGTCACGCTCCACACCatccgcgccgctgccgccgatgtCGGCGATCTCCATCTTTCGTGCCAACCCACCGTCCCAGCCGCTCCTGTTCTtccaggcggcggaggcgcgcccGCACGGTGGAGTCGTTGGTGAGCATGACCATGGCGAAGGCGTGGCGTGGTGGTCATCGGAGgtggaggcgatggcggcggcagccggggtGCGGGGTCTCGCGGAGGCGGGGCTGGGATGGGGCGATGGGAGGGGGCACGGGGAGGGGAGCCATGGGAGGGGTCCTCGCAGGGGCCTGTGGCCTGTGGTTCTCCATGGAGCCATGGAGGAGAGCTCACGCGAAGGCGGGATGGTGGCCGCCGGTGAGAGCTGATGGTgatggagggaggaagaagatgagaggAGGGTAATTTGGTCCGAGATAGTATTTTAGCGTGTAACCAAGTGTTGACAGTGGCATTTTATCGAATCCATTTTGCAGAGTGGTATTTGGACGAAACCCACTTTTGATGATGGcacaatgtcaattttctccttTAGAGTGTAGAGTCCGTAGTTGGAGAGCTAGTGAGGGTTTCCATGGAATTATTTATGGGTGAACAGTGTGAGTTAGATCTGTGCGGCGTTGGAAAGGTGCTTTGACAAAGTTGGcctcagagcaagtttaatagtatagcgcACTGTTGGCTCAAAATCAACTACAGTCaacttaatagccaatttatgCAATAGTTACATATAAACATATCTACACAAGTAAAACCTAATCTCACCTGTTATAAACATATTACATCTTGTAATCCGTGCTGCAACTGGCTACAAAATTTATAGTCCGCTGCTCTTATCTCTCCTCATGTATCTTCTCGATAtgtatttatagctggcttatagtttgctattatacttgctcttagtatCATGTATGGCTTTCGATTTGATAAAGTCTTGGACTAAAATTAATCCAGAGATGGCGACCAATGTAAGAtgtgtagtactagtactactcgcACAAACGCGTTTGACAGACCAGATATTATTATCATAAATTAATTATCTACTCCCTGTATCTAAAAGTCAAAAACATATTTCTTTTATCACCAAATATAAGAAGAAATTAACTCATTCATCATgtgataaaaatgaaaaaaattatatacatgcatataaccAATTAGTATCAAGATGGCTCATCGGTACAATGAACAATTTAATTTAACACATAGAGACAGAAATATGCTtagatttttagaaaaaaaatgaaatatacCTTAAACTTTTGGATAGAGGGTTTACTTCATTTAAGGGTAGGATAAATTCgttcttaaaaataaatttcaaataagtGGTATAAGCAATGCATGCATaaaagaaagttttttttatataaaaacgtATTTTTACAAAGTGGAGAGAAAATTTACAACAATAATCCGATAAGTAAATTGAAAATAACATAATTTTAGGAATTTAATTTGTGTCTTTCTTTTTTGTACTTGCGTCAGTTGGATAGGAGGCCAAGGCATGCTTATTTGGAAGCttatttaagaaaaatatagatGATGACCCAAACTATCACTCAGTAAATTGtaattgctttagttttttttctcgaaagATTGATGGATTAAGATGGATATGAGAATTGATGGGTTTGGTTTAGTGATTTCGGATTTTTGCAGGTTTACGTTGGCCATGTTTTGTGCATGGTGGTAAAACAGAGGTTGGCCGTTTGTGCAGGTTTACGTTATCACATCCTTTTGTTGTCTGTGTTATTACTTACATTATTCACATTTTTTTCGAAACAGAAACTTCACAAAAGTTCTTGGCTAGCTAGCTCCTTTCCTTGAAGATGGGAAAAAGAAGCTAATTAATTTGTTCTTCAACGGAACGAGATTGGTTATCTCTAACGGGCTTAAAATATCATCTCTTTCGGACATGGTTAGTGATGtgagaaaatatctcaatcgggcatccgGCTGTCACGGATGAcgcatctcaatcgggccaacacAAAAgctcgtcacggatgactctcatctctaacaGGCCTAGATTATAGCACGTCAtggatgactctcatctctaacaGACCTAGATTatagcccgtcatagatgactctcatctctaacgggcctagattatagcccgtcacggatgactcatatCTCCAACGGGCCTAGATTataacccgtcacagatgagtataatccaaaaaaaaataaattttgattttttgttagcctcaggcctttgcaaaaaaataaattttgtttttttggcctcaggcctttgccctcactcgtgtgccttcccggtcggtcacctaTCCGGACTCATGCACACCTGGGacgaatttcccggtcggtcacccatcccgaaacTACTCTAAACCGAGCACGCGTAACCTCAaattcccggtcggtcacccatcctgAAATTACTCTAAGCCGAGCACACTTAACCTCATATTTCTTTGGAAGCTGCTTCCAAGAAAAAAATttgtatgagtattctattaatcatATTAAGGCctgggccaggatgtcacatcCTAGCATCCCCTAttcatatacattcattcacataacacaaccacattcacataacatccattttgatcacataTTTCACCAGCAAATCTGAGTTAATTggattaaatatatattttgcaaGTATTATCATGAGTAAGATGCAAATCAGACTTATAGGAAAAAATGAATTTCAAattgaattttatgatactaaatgaacCCATATGAAAAAACTATCAAAAGCAAAGTTGTAggcaaagttgtagaactcattgagatctaccatttttattttggtcatttctctatCCGGGTTTGATTGAACTGtataaaatttgtattttaaaatacaagaaattcaaaaaaaaatttcgggtagtaaatgattttaaatggaagAATTGTCAACAATAAAgctgtataactcatcaagatctataacttttattttggtcatttttctatataacgtttttttaatagtttgaatttgaatttgaaaatatgacaacttcaaacagcattttcatatactaaatgattttaacTAAAAATGTCATTAACAATAAAGTTGTacaactcatcaagatctataacttttattttggtcatttttctatctaacgttttttttaacagtttaagtttgaatttaaaaatatgacaacttcaaacaacatttttcaTATACTAAATTATTTCAACtcaaaaagtcatcaacaacaaagttgtataactcatcaagatctataacttttattttggtcattttttcatccgataaagtgatagtaacattgttcacaaaattcacatatctctcatctagttttataaactataacacagatatgtaaattttgtaaacAATGTTACCAACACtatatcggatgaagaaatgacaaacataaaagttatagatcttggtgagttatacaactttgttgttgatgacttttttagttgaaatcatttagtatatgaaaatgttgtttgaagttgtcatattttcaaattcaaattcaaacagtTAAAAAaacgttatatagaaaaatgacaaaataaagttatagatcttgatgagttatacaactttgtcgttaatgacttttttagttgaaatcatttagtatatgaaaatgttatttgaagttatcatattttcaaatttagattcaaattgttcaaaaaaacgttatatagaaaaatgaccaaaataaaagttatagatcttgatgagttatacaactttgttgttgatgactttttttagttcaaattatttagtatttgaaaatgttgttttaaagttgtcatattttcaaattcaaattcaaactgttcaaacaaatgttatatagaaaatgaccaaaataaaagttgtaaatattggtatgttatacaactttgttgttgataatttttttcatttgaaatcatttaatatttaaaaatgttatttgaagttgtcatattttcaaatttaaattcaaactgttcaaaaaaaagttatatagaaaaatgaccaaaataaaagttgtaaatcattataagttatataactttgttgttgacaatttttccatttgaaatcatttaccaCCCGAAAAACTATTttgaataataaaataaattattatactacagttaattattttgctacatatcaactcacaaatataaacatttcatatgacgaatggaaaaaaaaaactaagtcatatcaatcgggcattagtatagaGCCCATCACGGataagtcatctgtgacgggtctAGTTGTTACCGATtaccgattgagatatggtcgcacagacatgttagataGTCATAAAACTCAGGCCCAACTTGggacccgattgagatatgtaatgttatctcaatcggaccTAAACTATGGTCCGTCACTGATAAgtatcatccgtgacgggcctgagtTTTATGCTtatctaacatgtctgtgcgaccatatctcaatcgggtgaTTTTTGTGtccatcacagatgactcatccgtGATGGCCCACTAATTCCAGGCATGTTAGAGGCCGTCACGGATGGAAGGTTCTGTACTAGTGCGATTAATTGGCGCCACTTGTCACTAGAGAAGAAGCCATTGGTAGGTACTTCTACTCCATGCCATCACTGCATCACATGAGTTTGTAAaatgtttctttctttctttcttataTATGGACAAGATGAGCATACATGTTCTCTCACGCTTCCTATGGAAATCTCTCAAATTAGTGGCTTCCATATCGACTTAGTTTTGCAAGGAATGCATGTTAAGGAGTAGGCATATAAGAGTTAAAAACGCTATTGGTAGGCAATGTtgtatttaaattttttcaaaaaaattgagtGGGTGCACTATGGGCTTCCTATTAGTGTGCCTTATGTTTCTAACCCGACAACATTCTTTAGACGATTCAGATCGCTGTGAGAAGTGCGGGGGAAGggctctttagtcccggtttacaACCCTGTCCCAGGACACCCATCTTTAGACCCGTTTAAaataaccgagactaaagatccatcGGTCCTATTGGTGTTACTAACAGGAACACCAaccaccaaccaggactaaagtt
This window encodes:
- the LOC4338133 gene encoding ABC transporter G family member 12, producing the protein MEYGGGREGGGGMNGNGTAYAGALSPAARYAESGGASLTWENLTAVLPGGGGRATKKLVQGLYGYAVPGRVVAIMGPSGSGKSTLLDALSGRLARNVLLTGKVLLNGKKRRLDYGVLAYVTQENVLLGTLTVRETVTYSALLRLPSTMSKAEVRRVVDDTLDEMGLRECADRNIGNWHLRGISGGEKKRLSIALEILTRPRLLFLDEPTSGLDSASAFSVIETLRQLAVDGGRTIVSSVHQPSSEVFALFDDLCLLSSGECVYFGDAKLAPQFFAETGFPCPSRRNPSDHFLRCVNADFDDVAAAMKGSMKLRAEADFDPLLKYSTSEIRERLVDKYRISEYAMMVRNTIHEISKIEGVIEEVVMGSQASWCKQLTTLTRRSFTNMSRDFGYYWLRIVIYVLMAVCLGTIYYDVGTSYAAIQARASCGGFVSGFMTFMSIGGFPSFIEEMKMFTLERQNGHYGVAAYIISNFLSSMPFLLAVSWASASITYWMVKFRPGFSYFAFFALNLYGGVSVIESLMMIISALVPNFLMGLILGAGVIGIMMLTSGFFRLLPELPKIFWRYPVSYIVYGSWGLKGAYKNDLIGLEFEPMMPGQPKLTGEYIITKMMGLSLNHSKWLDLSMIFVLLFAYRLIFFLVLKAKEAAAPYIRVAYTRFTIKRLERRASFRKTLAMSSMSKRHNQPPHPMAVQEGLNSPMPY